The Polyodon spathula isolate WHYD16114869_AA chromosome 10, ASM1765450v1, whole genome shotgun sequence genome contains the following window.
AGTCTGGAGAAAATTAGAAAAGAAGTAGAAAACAAAGAgtgattttaaaaactatttgtgAGCgaaggagagcaagagagagagataaagtCACAGTATACACAAACAGCTTTTCCTTGCTATGAAAGCCTGTGTGGGTTTCTTCTCAGCAGGCCTTCACAGCCAAGTCCTTCTTCTCTCCTGTGATTGACACACTAGGAGGAGGAGTGTCTAGCTGGAGAGTGAGGACCACCCCGGGTTGTGATTGGTGGGGCTTGTCCCCTGTGTGGCTGGCGAAAGTCTGTGGGAGGGGGCTAGGAGCCACAGCTTGTGAAGGGGGCTGGAGGCTGGCAGAGCCCAATGATCCACTGCCTCTTAAACACTAGGTGCACCTCTGAAAGAAAAGAGCAGTATAGTGCAACTTTCCCACTCACTTCACTCAGAGCCACCTGAGTGAAGCAGGCTAGCCCAGGACTAGAGAACAAGAAGAACTAGAAGAGAAGTCCATTAGAACACAGAAAGAGAATTCAGGAACTCTATTTTTGGTGGGTTAACTTGATAACTAAGAGGACCTTTTTGTTCTGAAGgaaatttgtattttctatttaaggattctttattttttttacaatattatatgGTTTATTTGTTCTATTACTTGTACTTTGATTTTTCGAATTATTTTGGAGAGTCGAAACAAGCAAGTGATGGAGTGCCACAGGAGAGGGTCTTTGCCCACTAAGGTGATGGCACTGGCActgggactattttttctcaccTCAGCTGCATTGGCGGAGGAATACGACTACTACAGCTGGCAGTCAGACAACTTCCAGAACGGGCGTTTCTACACCAAGCAGCCACAGTGCGTGGACATCCCAGCTGACCTGAGGCTCTGCCATAACGTGGGCTACAAGAAGATGCGGCTGCCCAACCTGCTGGACCACGAGTCCATGCCCGAGGTGAAGCAGCAGGCTGGCAGCTGGGTGCCACTCCTGGCCAAGCGCTGTCACGCAGACACGCAGGTCTTCCTCTGCTCCCTCTTTGCCCCTGTCTGCCTCGACCGGCCAATCCACCCCTGCCGTTCGCTCTGTGAGGCTGTGCGCGACAGCTGTGCCCCTGTCATGGAAACCTATGGCTTCCCCTGGCCTGAGATGCTCCAGTGTCATAAATTCCCCATCGACAATGACCTGTGCATCCCCATGCAGTTCTCAGGGAACCAGGCCACCCAGACCCCAGGTAATATGTCAGCTTCTCACTACTGTTCACTTTAGCAATGGTTCTTGAAGCTTTAGAGGGCGGACAGTCTGCCCTAACCTTGTGTGTCCACCAATCTACATGTTAACTACgcacttcatttattttatcTGAGGATCAGCTCgggtttaaaaaccttttatgaGGTGGGggtataaaataaagaaatggttaCTTCCCACAATGCTCTGAAAattaatatatatgaaaaataccaGTATGGATTCTGTATAATTTGGGAATCTCTGTGTCGTTGTACTATATAATTACGGGTTGTTCTTTTTTATATGGGCTTGGTTGCTCCACCTGACCCCAGTTTATTCAAGCTCACATGTAAGGGTTTTAAGCACAAAGCTGCTTTCGACATGAGAGAATtccccattttcttttgaaacaaaaacgTATTCTcctctttgatttaaaaaaacaaacaaattgcacTTGGAATGTGGAAGGGGCAAACCCCGTTGTGAATGTGCTCGCTCGTTCTTTTCTTTCGCTAGCAAGTTAGTTATCCATTTAGGTAGAGAGCCAATTACTGGAGATCATTAATAAGTGGCACAAGAAGAAAGTTAGTTAGCCTGAATGTGTCCAGAAACAGCCCTCTGAGATCTGTGAGGGAAGGCGATACCAGGAGCTAACCTTCAGTGCCTGTCAGCAACCCAAACCGCTAAACTCCCAACACTATAAAACTCGGagtatagaaaaaatatataaaacccacAATCATTTCTGTTTAGATGAAAGGAAATGaatcaacagaaaataaaaaatgcgGAGAACTGTGATTCAGCCTGTGAACTCCCCTCTAACCCACATCCCCTCCTCAGAATGTCATTTATACTGCTTGTTTGCTCCAGAAGTGAATTTAACATACAGGGTAGAGGGAAGATGGGCAGTGGCTCGGGAGCAGAGCATTTAAGAAACACCTGCGTCAAGAGATGGTTTGATCTGGGGACTGT
Protein-coding sequences here:
- the LOC121321523 gene encoding secreted frizzled-related protein 5-like, which produces MECHRRGSLPTKVMALALGLFFLTSAALAEEYDYYSWQSDNFQNGRFYTKQPQCVDIPADLRLCHNVGYKKMRLPNLLDHESMPEVKQQAGSWVPLLAKRCHADTQVFLCSLFAPVCLDRPIHPCRSLCEAVRDSCAPVMETYGFPWPEMLQCHKFPIDNDLCIPMQFSGNQATQTPASKVCPPCDNELKADTIMEHFCASDFALKMKIKEVKKEKGDRKLIAAQKKKKVLKMGVLRKKDLKKLVLYIKNGANCPCHQLDNLNSNFLIMGRKVDQQLLLMSIHKWEKKSKELKFAVKYMKSQQCPTYHTVFQ